In one Sphingomonas hankookensis genomic region, the following are encoded:
- a CDS encoding acyl-CoA dehydrogenase: protein MDLTPATAEQRFVLTHAAGIETLAEAERFADATPDLLDAILTGIGDFAAGEWRPLTRKGDTVGARWTPEGVVMPDGYPAAYRAYVEGGWGTIGSPAEYGGQALPFAVATAVLETLGTADMGFALAPTLTVGAIEALTHHGSAEQQARYLPKLATGEWTGTMNLTEPQAGSDVGALTTRAEPVGDGNWRITGTKIYISFGDHDMADNIVHLVLARTPGAPAGTKGISLFLVPKFRLDADGNPGAPNDIRVVSIEHKMGLHASPTCVLSFGDNGDCIGELIGAEGAGMRAMFTMMNNARLNVGLQGVQVAEAATQRAVAYARERVQSARASTGGAPVAIIDHPDVRRMLLRMTAQTMAARALVYYAAGQVDRATLGVEGAKTRLDLVTPLAKAHGTDIGCEVASLGVQVHGGMGYVEETGAAQYYRDARITPIYEGTNGIQAADLVGRKLVGDGGAGVEALFTEMEAEVGHAALRDLLNDTRAVARWMLEADVDDRLAGSYPFLTMLATCTCGWLLERQGRALDQVADPDFVARKRAAVAFYLDRIVPEARGLGMAAMAGTGGLYSLSADQFAAG from the coding sequence ATGGACCTGACCCCCGCCACCGCCGAACAGCGTTTCGTGCTGACCCACGCCGCCGGGATCGAAACCCTGGCCGAGGCAGAGCGCTTCGCCGATGCGACCCCCGATCTGCTCGACGCGATCCTGACCGGGATCGGCGATTTCGCCGCCGGCGAATGGCGGCCGCTGACACGCAAGGGCGACACGGTCGGCGCGCGCTGGACGCCCGAGGGCGTGGTGATGCCCGATGGCTATCCTGCCGCCTATCGCGCCTATGTCGAAGGGGGCTGGGGCACGATCGGATCGCCCGCCGAATATGGCGGACAGGCGCTGCCCTTCGCCGTGGCGACCGCGGTGCTCGAAACGCTCGGCACCGCCGATATGGGCTTTGCGCTGGCGCCGACGCTGACCGTCGGCGCGATCGAGGCGCTGACCCATCATGGCAGCGCCGAGCAGCAGGCACGCTATCTGCCGAAGCTCGCGACCGGCGAATGGACCGGCACGATGAACCTGACCGAGCCGCAGGCCGGATCGGACGTCGGCGCGCTGACGACGCGGGCCGAACCGGTTGGCGACGGCAACTGGCGGATCACGGGTACCAAGATCTACATCTCGTTCGGCGATCACGACATGGCCGACAATATCGTCCATCTCGTCCTCGCCCGCACCCCGGGCGCCCCGGCAGGGACTAAGGGGATCTCGCTGTTCCTGGTCCCCAAGTTCCGGCTGGATGCCGATGGCAATCCCGGCGCACCGAACGACATTCGCGTGGTGTCGATCGAACACAAGATGGGGCTGCATGCCTCCCCCACCTGTGTCCTGTCGTTCGGCGACAATGGCGACTGCATCGGCGAACTGATCGGGGCGGAGGGTGCCGGCATGCGCGCCATGTTCACGATGATGAACAATGCCCGGTTGAATGTCGGCCTTCAGGGCGTGCAGGTCGCGGAGGCCGCTACCCAGCGCGCCGTCGCCTATGCCCGCGAACGGGTGCAGTCGGCCCGTGCCTCGACCGGCGGCGCGCCGGTGGCGATCATCGACCATCCCGATGTCCGCCGGATGCTGCTGCGCATGACCGCGCAGACCATGGCGGCGCGTGCTTTGGTCTATTACGCCGCCGGACAGGTCGACCGCGCGACCCTGGGCGTCGAAGGTGCCAAGACCCGGCTCGACCTGGTCACGCCGCTGGCCAAGGCGCACGGCACCGACATTGGCTGTGAGGTCGCGAGCCTCGGCGTGCAGGTCCATGGCGGCATGGGCTATGTCGAGGAAACCGGTGCCGCCCAATATTATCGCGATGCGCGGATCACGCCGATCTACGAAGGCACCAACGGTATCCAGGCCGCCGATCTGGTCGGGCGCAAGCTGGTTGGCGACGGCGGCGCGGGCGTCGAGGCGCTGTTCACCGAGATGGAGGCGGAGGTCGGCCATGCCGCGCTGCGCGACCTGCTGAACGACACGCGCGCGGTCGCCCGCTGGATGCTGGAGGCCGATGTCGACGACCGTCTGGCCGGCAGCTATCCGTTCCTGACGATGCTGGCGACCTGCACCTGCGGCTGGCTGCTGGAGCGACAGGGCCGCGCGCTG
- a CDS encoding L-threonylcarbamoyladenylate synthase, whose product MTASNASITTVSLPYGTAGIAAAAKVIAGGGCVAVPTETVYGLAADATDSRAVAGIYAAKGRPGFNPLIVHVPDRAAAEALAVFDDAAARLADAYWPGPLTLVLPIRAGSGIASLVTAGLPTVAIRVPAHDAMQALLRATGRPLAAPSANASGSISPTRAEHVLRSLDGRIPLVIDAGPTTQGIESTIIACVDGQVRQLRPGPIPHEAVAGLLGVDIGGAGEGIEAPGQLASHYAPSKPVRLNATRAQDGEWLIGFGAVAGDDTLSAKGDPVEAAARLFDALHVADSADRQRIAVAPVPEAGLGAAINDRLRRAAVPTG is encoded by the coding sequence ATGACCGCTTCAAACGCTTCGATCACGACCGTTTCCTTACCCTACGGCACGGCGGGAATCGCGGCGGCGGCAAAGGTGATCGCGGGCGGCGGCTGCGTCGCGGTGCCGACCGAGACGGTCTATGGCCTCGCCGCCGACGCGACCGATTCGCGCGCGGTCGCCGGCATCTATGCGGCCAAGGGGCGGCCGGGGTTCAATCCGCTGATCGTCCATGTGCCGGATCGCGCGGCGGCCGAGGCGCTGGCGGTGTTCGACGATGCCGCCGCTCGCCTTGCCGATGCCTATTGGCCGGGGCCGCTGACGCTGGTGCTGCCGATCCGCGCAGGGAGCGGGATCGCGTCGCTGGTGACGGCGGGGCTGCCGACCGTCGCGATCCGGGTGCCAGCGCATGACGCGATGCAGGCGCTTTTGCGCGCGACCGGCCGGCCGCTGGCCGCGCCCTCGGCCAATGCCAGCGGATCGATCAGCCCGACGCGCGCCGAGCATGTCCTGCGCAGCCTGGACGGGCGCATCCCGCTGGTGATCGATGCCGGGCCGACGACGCAGGGCATCGAATCGACGATCATCGCCTGTGTCGACGGACAGGTGCGGCAACTGCGCCCCGGACCGATCCCGCACGAGGCGGTCGCCGGGTTGCTTGGCGTCGACATCGGCGGCGCGGGGGAAGGGATCGAGGCGCCCGGGCAGCTGGCGAGCCATTATGCCCCGTCCAAGCCGGTCCGGCTGAACGCGACCCGCGCCCAGGACGGCGAATGGCTGATCGGGTTCGGTGCGGTCGCGGGCGACGATACGCTGTCGGCGAAGGGCGATCCGGTGGAGGCGGCGGCACGGCTGTTCGACGCGCTGCATGTCGCGGACAGCGCGGATCGCCAGCGGATCGCGGTGGCGCCGGTGCCGGAGGCGGGGCTGGGCGCGGCAATCAACGACCGGTTGCGTCGCGCTGCGGTGCCGACGGGGTAG
- a CDS encoding globin-coupled sensor protein, whose translation MSGQDHIDFEQRLAAFDYDDRSYGAFPRVKRAIERHAPAALTALYRHIASTASLRGMFASQARMDHARDKQMEHWRKLFSGPIDRDYAAAATNIGQVHARIGLAPTWYISGYARMLEHVLPRLVLGRLGLPFGARARARAVTALVKASLIDMDIALAAYFTAEQAGRRAVIERCGAAFERMAQGDLTVSLDGLPNEYQALADSFEAMRAQMCETLGMVTRSGEQIRIGSGNIRHASDDLSQRTEQQAASLEETAAAMDQITSTVRQTADGASRADRIVGEARSEAEESGRIVQQAVDAMGGIQRSSAEISEIISVIDGIAFQTNLLALNAGVEAARAGDAGKGFAVVASEVRALAQRSADAAKDVKVKITASSDQVEAGVDLVNATGQALQRIIGRIGEISELVSGIATSAAQQSIGLQQVNTAVSEMDNVTQRNAAMVEEATAAARVLAQEAEVLATEVARFRVDGGAGPVNEVHRMQQRIAAA comes from the coding sequence GTGAGCGGACAGGACCATATCGATTTCGAACAGCGGCTGGCGGCGTTCGACTATGACGACCGCAGCTATGGCGCGTTTCCGCGGGTCAAGCGCGCGATCGAACGCCATGCGCCCGCGGCGCTGACTGCGTTGTACCGCCATATCGCCAGCACCGCGTCGCTGCGGGGGATGTTCGCGTCGCAGGCGCGGATGGACCATGCCCGCGACAAGCAGATGGAGCATTGGCGCAAGCTGTTCTCCGGTCCGATCGATCGCGACTATGCCGCCGCCGCGACCAATATCGGGCAGGTGCATGCCCGGATCGGGCTGGCTCCAACCTGGTATATCAGCGGCTATGCCCGGATGCTGGAACATGTCCTGCCCCGGCTGGTGCTCGGGCGGCTGGGGCTGCCGTTCGGAGCGCGGGCACGGGCGCGAGCGGTGACCGCGCTGGTCAAGGCGTCGCTGATCGACATGGACATCGCGCTCGCCGCCTATTTCACCGCCGAACAGGCGGGGCGCCGCGCGGTGATCGAGCGGTGCGGCGCCGCGTTCGAGCGGATGGCGCAGGGTGACCTGACGGTATCGCTCGACGGGCTCCCGAACGAATATCAGGCACTGGCCGACAGTTTCGAAGCGATGCGGGCGCAGATGTGCGAGACGCTGGGCATGGTCACCCGCTCGGGCGAGCAGATCCGCATCGGATCGGGCAATATCCGCCACGCCTCCGACGACCTGTCGCAGCGGACCGAGCAGCAGGCGGCGAGCCTGGAGGAAACCGCCGCGGCGATGGACCAGATCACCAGCACGGTGCGCCAGACCGCCGATGGCGCGTCGCGTGCCGACCGCATCGTCGGCGAGGCGCGCAGCGAAGCCGAGGAATCGGGCCGGATCGTGCAGCAGGCGGTCGATGCGATGGGCGGTATCCAGCGGTCGTCGGCGGAGATCAGCGAGATCATCAGCGTCATCGACGGCATCGCGTTCCAGACCAACCTGCTGGCGCTGAACGCCGGCGTGGAGGCGGCGCGGGCAGGCGATGCCGGCAAGGGCTTCGCGGTGGTCGCGTCCGAAGTGCGTGCGCTGGCGCAACGCTCGGCCGATGCCGCCAAGGACGTGAAGGTCAAGATCACCGCATCGTCCGATCAGGTCGAGGCCGGGGTCGATCTGGTCAACGCCACCGGACAGGCGCTGCAACGGATCATCGGCCGGATCGGCGAGATCAGCGAGCTGGTGTCGGGCATCGCCACCTCCGCCGCGCAGCAGTCGATCGGGCTGCAACAGGTCAATACCGCCGTGTCGGAAATGGATAACGTGACCCAGCGCAACGCGGCGATGGTCGAGGAAGCGACCGCCGCCGCCCGCGTGCTGGCGCAGGAGGCCGAGGTGCTGGCCACCGAGGTCGCGCGCTTCCGGGTCGATGGCGGGGCGGGGCCGGTCAACGAAGTGCACCGGATGCAGCAGCGTATCGCGGCGGCCTGA
- a CDS encoding circularly permuted type 2 ATP-grasp protein → MASRAINGRVEAGATGTRWLDDYRALAPQGDMLAAAERLDRAAWEAAFEELAALPGNGLSGARERAQRHADDIGTAYRAAGENEERRWPLSPVPLLIGAEEWRGIAEGMAERADLFEGVIADIHGEQRLVAEGVLPAMLVTGSPLFLHPMVGLTPPGGHQLHFVAADLCRGPDGRWRVLADHLRVPVGAGYALENRLAMGRTLGGLPSRMNVERHAPFFAAMRAGIAAACRRAEPRIGLLTSGKLNPSYPEQAHLARYLGFLLVEGADLAVRDDQLYVRTIAGLKRIDALWRRIDPRLIDPLAFDANSTIGVPGLVDAMAAGNVVIANAPGVGVLESPAFAAFLPALGERLLGRAPSLSSIGTWWCGDPDARAQVLSSLDQLLIGPAFAGPAVAGLPDGAVLGATLDGAARERLAAAMALRPQDYVGQEVAELSTMPTACGEGLLPRPFSLRVFAARGGDGRWVVLPGGFVRIGDQPDARAAVMGEGSWSADVIVHGPDPVAPVSLLQPTDSVELRRNPGTLPSRVADNMFWLGRYLERGEALLGVIRVLFGHSISADTGAALAPETVERLVTIIADTGAAERPPSHRRRDLVDFGREAMEAVDGWGSVRAINRMATGIGGVSRDRLSADMVRLLDAPHPTTGTLLDRAGTLQRRYAALAGLSAEHMGRTDAWRFHDLGRRIERALAVTRTLLAVDLRRANAEDLSTLLDLANSQISYRQRYLMGFARVPVIDLIALDPGNPRGIAFQVETIVGHLAKLPVLNDAGIAEPQQRIAARLTAGIAMASAERVDRGWVLEINQQLQKLSDAIATRYFLQGAQALREAGLTLA, encoded by the coding sequence ATGGCCAGCCGCGCAATCAATGGACGGGTCGAGGCTGGCGCGACGGGTACGCGCTGGCTGGACGACTATCGCGCGCTGGCGCCGCAGGGCGACATGCTCGCCGCGGCCGAGAGGCTGGACCGTGCCGCATGGGAGGCGGCGTTCGAGGAACTGGCGGCGCTGCCCGGCAACGGCCTGTCCGGCGCGCGCGAGCGGGCGCAGCGCCATGCCGACGATATCGGCACCGCCTACCGCGCGGCGGGCGAGAATGAGGAGCGCCGCTGGCCACTCTCCCCCGTCCCGCTGCTGATCGGCGCGGAGGAATGGCGCGGCATCGCCGAGGGGATGGCCGAGCGCGCCGACCTGTTCGAGGGTGTCATCGCCGACATTCATGGCGAACAGCGGCTGGTGGCCGAAGGCGTGCTGCCGGCGATGCTGGTGACGGGATCGCCGCTGTTCCTGCACCCGATGGTCGGGCTGACCCCACCGGGTGGGCACCAGCTGCATTTCGTCGCCGCCGATCTGTGCCGCGGACCGGACGGGCGCTGGCGGGTGCTGGCCGATCATCTGCGCGTGCCGGTCGGGGCGGGCTATGCGCTCGAAAACCGGCTGGCGATGGGGCGGACGCTGGGCGGATTGCCGTCGCGGATGAATGTCGAGCGGCACGCACCCTTCTTTGCCGCGATGCGCGCCGGGATCGCCGCCGCCTGCCGCCGGGCCGAGCCGCGCATCGGGCTGCTGACGTCGGGCAAGCTCAACCCCAGCTATCCCGAACAGGCGCATCTGGCGCGCTATCTGGGGTTCCTGCTGGTCGAGGGCGCCGACCTCGCCGTGCGCGACGACCAGCTCTATGTCCGCACCATCGCGGGCCTGAAGCGGATCGACGCGCTGTGGCGGCGGATCGACCCGCGGCTGATCGACCCGCTGGCGTTCGATGCCAATTCGACCATCGGCGTGCCCGGCCTCGTCGATGCGATGGCGGCGGGCAATGTCGTGATCGCCAATGCGCCGGGCGTCGGCGTGCTCGAATCGCCAGCCTTCGCGGCGTTCCTGCCGGCGCTGGGCGAGCGGCTGCTGGGGCGGGCGCCGTCGCTGTCGTCGATCGGGACATGGTGGTGCGGCGACCCGGACGCACGCGCGCAGGTGCTGTCGTCGCTCGACCAGCTGCTGATCGGCCCCGCCTTTGCGGGGCCGGCGGTGGCGGGGTTACCTGATGGCGCGGTGCTGGGTGCTACCCTGGACGGTGCGGCGCGGGAGCGGCTGGCGGCGGCGATGGCACTGCGGCCGCAGGATTATGTCGGGCAGGAGGTCGCCGAACTGTCGACCATGCCGACCGCGTGCGGTGAGGGGCTGCTGCCGCGCCCCTTCTCGCTGCGCGTGTTCGCGGCGCGGGGGGGAGACGGGCGCTGGGTCGTGCTGCCCGGCGGCTTCGTGCGGATCGGCGACCAGCCCGACGCGCGGGCCGCCGTGATGGGTGAAGGATCATGGTCCGCCGACGTTATCGTCCATGGCCCCGATCCGGTCGCGCCGGTATCGCTGCTGCAACCGACCGACAGCGTGGAACTGCGCCGCAATCCCGGCACGCTGCCCAGCCGGGTCGCCGACAACATGTTCTGGCTCGGCCGCTATCTGGAGCGGGGCGAGGCGCTGCTGGGCGTCATCCGCGTGCTGTTCGGCCATTCGATCTCCGCCGACACCGGCGCCGCGCTGGCGCCCGAAACCGTTGAGCGGCTGGTGACGATCATCGCCGATACCGGCGCGGCGGAGCGTCCGCCCAGCCATCGCCGCCGCGACCTGGTCGATTTCGGGCGCGAGGCGATGGAGGCGGTCGACGGCTGGGGCAGCGTCCGCGCAATCAACCGCATGGCGACCGGCATCGGCGGCGTGTCGCGCGACCGGCTGTCGGCGGACATGGTGCGCCTGCTCGATGCGCCGCATCCGACCACCGGCACGCTGCTCGACCGCGCGGGCACGTTGCAGCGCCGCTATGCCGCGCTGGCCGGGCTGTCGGCCGAACATATGGGGCGGACCGATGCGTGGCGCTTCCATGACCTTGGTCGCCGGATCGAGCGGGCGCTGGCGGTGACGCGCACGCTGCTGGCGGTCGACCTGCGTCGCGCCAATGCCGAGGATCTGTCGACCCTGCTCGACCTCGCCAACAGCCAGATCAGCTATCGCCAGCGCTATCTGATGGGCTTTGCGCGGGTGCCGGTGATTGACCTGATCGCGCTCGACCCCGGCAATCCGCGCGGCATCGCGTTTCAGGTGGAGACGATCGTCGGCCATCTGGCGAAACTGCCGGTGCTGAACGATGCCGGCATCGCCGAACCGCAACAGCGTATCGCCGCGCGCCTGACCGCGGGCATCGCCATGGCATCGGCCGAACGGGTCGATCGCGGCTGGGTGCTGGAGATCAACCAGCAGTTGCAGAAGCTGTCCGACGCCATCGCCACCCGCTATTTCCTGCAGGGGGCGCAGGCGCTGCGCGAAGCCGGGCTGACGCTGGCATGA
- a CDS encoding transglutaminase family protein: protein MRYAIRHITRFDYEEAAGFARCNLRLRPILWSGQTLEDYALLVEPGGHTHPARAQAGLANVTRLVVERPERTLTIESRATVCVERPIPVPSPTDPTLADIRAMVAKVADAGPASPVSYLFPSAHVPIVPEIAEWCAEDLADDRGILDAAIALARRIQRDFAFDPTATLVDTPPAEAFAKRGGVCQDFAQIMLSGLRGAGLPAAYCSGYLRTLPPPGQERLVGADATHAWVLVWAGPELGWVGVDPTNGIWMAEDHVVMAIGRDYADIAPIDGVVLGSGAQTMQVSVDVEPLPVG from the coding sequence ATGCGCTACGCCATCCGCCACATCACCCGCTTCGATTATGAGGAAGCGGCGGGGTTCGCGCGCTGCAACCTCAGGCTCCGCCCGATCCTGTGGTCGGGGCAGACGCTGGAGGACTATGCGCTGCTGGTCGAACCGGGCGGTCATACCCATCCGGCGCGGGCGCAGGCGGGGCTGGCCAATGTCACACGGCTGGTGGTCGAACGGCCCGAACGCACGCTGACGATCGAAAGCCGCGCGACGGTGTGTGTCGAGCGGCCGATCCCGGTGCCGTCGCCGACCGACCCGACGCTGGCCGATATTCGCGCCATGGTCGCAAAGGTCGCCGATGCCGGTCCGGCCAGCCCGGTCAGCTACTTGTTCCCCTCCGCCCATGTGCCGATCGTGCCGGAAATTGCCGAGTGGTGTGCCGAGGATCTGGCCGACGATCGCGGCATCCTCGACGCGGCGATCGCGCTCGCCCGTCGCATCCAGCGCGACTTTGCCTTCGATCCGACCGCGACCCTGGTAGACACGCCGCCCGCCGAAGCCTTCGCCAAGCGCGGCGGAGTGTGTCAGGATTTCGCGCAGATCATGCTGTCGGGGCTGCGCGGCGCGGGGCTGCCCGCCGCCTATTGCTCGGGCTATCTGCGCACCCTGCCGCCGCCGGGGCAGGAGCGGCTGGTCGGCGCGGACGCTACGCATGCGTGGGTGCTGGTGTGGGCCGGTCCCGAACTGGGATGGGTCGGCGTCGATCCGACCAACGGCATCTGGATGGCGGAGGATCATGTCGTGATGGCGATCGGCCGCGACTATGCCGACATCGCCCCGATCGACGGCGTGGTGCTGGGGTCGGGGGCGCAGACGATGCAGGTGTCGGTCGATGTGGAGCCTTTGCCGGTCGGGTAG
- a CDS encoding ImuA family protein — protein MNAESSTLSALKRQVAAMERRAPIGKAVRVATGHGDIDAALDGGIARGRLHEIFAAEAGDAGSATGFVGMLSIRLGGGIVWLREEAAVRGGGHLHAPGLVEIGVDPARLLLGFLPDALSVLRAAADVVRCAGVGVAVIELHRDPKALDLTASRRLALAAEESGVTALLLRIAATPVASAADTRWAVRSCASQPLPANAPGHPTFDLELLRQRGRSADGRWQVEWNREQAVFTSPTQRSAPSGAVVAVPAERPLAAPIPLRRAG, from the coding sequence ATGAACGCAGAGTCGTCCACCCTGTCCGCGCTGAAGCGGCAAGTCGCCGCCATGGAGCGGCGCGCGCCGATAGGCAAGGCGGTGCGGGTGGCGACCGGGCATGGCGACATCGACGCCGCGCTGGATGGCGGCATCGCGCGCGGGCGGCTGCACGAGATTTTCGCGGCAGAAGCGGGCGATGCCGGTAGCGCGACCGGCTTTGTCGGCATGCTGTCGATTCGGCTGGGCGGCGGTATCGTCTGGCTGCGCGAGGAGGCGGCGGTGCGCGGGGGCGGGCATCTCCATGCGCCGGGACTGGTCGAGATCGGCGTCGATCCCGCGCGGCTGCTGCTGGGGTTCCTGCCCGATGCGCTGTCGGTGCTGCGCGCGGCGGCCGATGTCGTGCGCTGTGCCGGGGTCGGGGTGGCGGTGATCGAACTGCACCGCGATCCGAAGGCACTCGACCTGACCGCCAGCCGCCGCCTCGCGCTGGCGGCGGAGGAAAGCGGGGTGACGGCGCTGCTGCTGCGCATCGCCGCGACTCCGGTGGCGAGTGCCGCCGATACCCGCTGGGCGGTGCGGTCCTGCGCGTCGCAACCCCTGCCCGCCAATGCGCCGGGCCATCCGACCTTCGACCTCGAATTATTGCGTCAGCGCGGCCGGAGTGCCGATGGCCGCTGGCAAGTGGAGTGGAACCGTGAGCAAGCCGTCTTCACCAGCCCGACCCAGCGGTCGGCGCCATCTGGCGCTGTGGTGGCCGTTCCTGCCGAGCGACCGCTTGCTGCGCCAATACCCCTGCGTCGTGCCGGATGA
- a CDS encoding Y-family DNA polymerase, whose translation MSKPSSPARPSGRRHLALWWPFLPSDRLLRQYPCVVPDDAPFVCVETVRGALRIASVDRHALDKGLTPGMALADARAQLPDLVVVDANPFADHGWLERIADACDRFTPLVALDGGDGVTLDITGCAHLFGGEAELVAEVESRLARFGTLRHALADTPDAAQALARFQSAPAASEAAAIRRLGVAALRLDDEIAVALRRAGLRTIGDLASRPTAPIAARFGEETVAALARLLGDADQRLRPRRALPALFFERRFAEPIARDADVLSTIGELATEAEAELTARDRGGRRFAVRLYRADGALRDLAVESGLPMRDPPSILRLFRERIDALADPIDPGFGFDMIRMSVPALEPLAPTQLQLEGGAVSEEAMAALVDRLSTRLGRGRIARVAPGDSHLPEQGVLTIDAIDAPVPTGWDAPEAGEPPLRPIHLFDPPQRIEVMAEVPDGPPHRFRWRRVLHDVIRFEGPERIAAQWWRRGQTKVRTRDYYRVEDVRGRRYWIFRHGLYDRETPDPLWYVHGVFA comes from the coding sequence GTGAGCAAGCCGTCTTCACCAGCCCGACCCAGCGGTCGGCGCCATCTGGCGCTGTGGTGGCCGTTCCTGCCGAGCGACCGCTTGCTGCGCCAATACCCCTGCGTCGTGCCGGATGATGCGCCGTTCGTCTGTGTCGAAACGGTGCGGGGGGCCTTGCGCATCGCATCGGTCGACCGCCACGCGCTGGACAAGGGTCTCACCCCCGGCATGGCGCTGGCCGATGCGCGGGCGCAACTGCCTGATCTGGTCGTGGTCGATGCCAATCCGTTCGCCGATCATGGCTGGCTGGAACGGATCGCCGATGCCTGCGACCGGTTCACGCCGCTGGTCGCGCTGGACGGCGGCGACGGGGTGACATTGGACATTACCGGCTGCGCGCATCTGTTCGGCGGCGAGGCGGAGCTGGTGGCGGAGGTCGAGTCGCGCCTCGCCCGGTTCGGGACGCTGCGCCACGCACTGGCCGATACGCCCGATGCGGCGCAGGCGCTGGCCCGGTTCCAGAGTGCCCCGGCGGCAAGCGAGGCGGCTGCGATCCGGCGGCTGGGCGTGGCGGCGCTGCGATTGGACGACGAGATTGCGGTGGCGCTGCGCCGGGCGGGGCTGCGCACCATCGGCGACCTTGCCAGCCGCCCGACCGCGCCGATCGCGGCGCGCTTCGGGGAAGAGACGGTGGCGGCACTGGCGCGCTTGCTGGGCGATGCCGACCAGCGGTTGCGCCCGCGCCGGGCGCTGCCGGCCTTGTTCTTCGAACGGCGCTTCGCCGAACCGATCGCACGCGACGCTGATGTGCTTTCGACGATCGGCGAGCTGGCGACGGAGGCGGAGGCGGAGCTGACCGCACGCGACCGTGGCGGGCGGCGGTTCGCGGTGCGGCTGTACCGGGCCGATGGCGCGCTGCGCGATCTGGCAGTCGAAAGCGGGTTGCCGATGCGCGATCCGCCCTCGATCCTGCGGCTGTTCCGCGAACGGATCGACGCGCTGGCCGACCCGATCGATCCTGGGTTCGGCTTCGACATGATCCGCATGAGCGTGCCGGCGCTCGAACCGCTGGCGCCGACACAGTTGCAGCTCGAAGGGGGAGCGGTCAGCGAGGAGGCGATGGCGGCGCTGGTCGATCGCCTCAGCACCCGGCTGGGGCGCGGGCGGATCGCGCGGGTCGCGCCGGGCGACAGCCATCTGCCCGAACAGGGGGTGCTGACCATCGACGCGATCGACGCGCCGGTGCCGACCGGCTGGGACGCACCCGAAGCGGGCGAGCCGCCGCTGCGTCCGATCCACCTGTTTGACCCGCCACAGCGGATCGAGGTGATGGCCGAAGTCCCCGACGGCCCGCCGCACCGCTTTCGCTGGCGGCGGGTGCTGCATGACGTGATCCGCTTCGAAGGGCCGGAACGGATCGCGGCGCAGTGGTGGCGCAGGGGGCAGACGAAGGTGCGGACGCGGGACTATTACCGGGTCGAGGATGTGCGCGGGCGGCGCTACTGGATCTTCCGGCACGGGCTGTACGATCGCGAGACGCCCGATCCGCTATGGTATGTGCATGGGGTGTTCGCGTGA